The window aattctttgaaaacacaaggatgcgtcaatgtgattaaagataattaactaaatatcatcaatttccacactacacttcgaattcagcacaagtgacagaagtgacgttgtgtgtgtgtgtgtgtgtgtgtgtgtgtgtgtgtgtgtgtgtgtgtgtgtgtgtgtgtgtgtgtgtgtgtgtgtgtgtatttattgtaaatatcaatgtatatttattacattttgttaaattattgtcattattgttaattaatcatattaattattagcttaattgatgctagaatgtaaacggcaattcttgaaaacacctggatttatcaatgtgattaaagataattaactaaataccatcaatgtcccacactacttcgaattcacacagctacgcaactcttgcaggGCGCGGActtcttatctacgttatgtctcaattctgcatgtatagcgctcttgtatcactggaagttaataaattaattaactgtcgagatggactatcagatcattatcatacttttattgaattgtcgccatctttcgttccgctaattcgttgtagctagagatcggtgtacgtctcctagctgcatagaatatactgtgaagcgacatgcatgtacatctagcgaccggatccagaagaaagcagtgtacacaacgtttcccacgattctttcttgcaagacgacgtcgatcgttcatcatcagtcctacttagaacatattgctctcttgatcgcagatgacatgctggtggtgcgcatgcaacggtgcttagagcGAGATGGATGGtctcatgggaccttcgcttggcgtcttgaagaacgataaattcgtttgttttgggattcttttgtaaaaagtaacaaacgcatacaactattacctgatctttactctgcgcttctcggtttgacgacagtttgaccgtaaaatggaggtttacgacatctcggcttttctgtcatagtgcgcgggattgttacgtcacccattgttggtgtgccaaaagactgctgattggctcaacaaattcccgagagtgattcacgctgacaagctagtattacgtcacctacatttcgcgtcccaaaacgaatgctgattggctcgacaaactccccgagcgtgacacacgcttacaaacaaacatagatagatagatagttacaaacatagaaacataggtacaaacataccgacagacagaccggaagtcaattcaacccgtttagagtgagcttctcgcgaagcagtccaccacttattgtggtgtactccttttacgctcgtagcttaattaatactagtaaatgaagctgtgtttacaccgtcgcttcacagctacgagcgtgtgtgtgtgtgtgtgtgtgtgtgtgtgtgtgtgtgtgtgtgtgtgtgtgtgtgtgtgtgtgtgtgtgtgtgtgtgtgtctgtgtttgtgtgtatatcaatgtgtgtatatcaatgtgtgtgtgtgtgtgtgtgtgtgtgtgtgtgtgtgtgtgtgtgtgtctgtgtttgtgtgtatatcaatgtgtgtatatcaatgtgtgtgtgtgtgtgtgtgtgtgtgtgtgtgtgtgtgtgtctgtttattgtgaatattgtaaattttattaacttttgtctattcattgtcattatcattaattaatcattaggttgtataattctttgaaaacccagggatgcgttgatgtgagtaaagataatcaactaaatatcatcaatgtcccacaccacacttagaattcagtacctgcacatgcgtgacagctacatctctcgagcttgttatctacgttatttctcaattctgcatgtagcgttctttcttgcatcacttgaggtgaacacgattatcatgctttcgtcgagccgttgctatcatctttcgttccgttaaaattaattcgtcgtagatagagatcgatgtacgtgcacaggaaatactgtgaagcgcgacatgtatgttatagcgaccgcggatccagaaggaaccatgcagcgcaacgtttcctacgaatctttcttgcaagacgacgtcgatcgttcatcatcagtcctacttgcacctgtaaatatattcttgcacggagcgggcttgttatccacgttctttctcaattctgtagcgctcgatcttgcatcacttgaagccAACTACcgaggtggacgagattatcgtgctttcgttgagccgtacgttgctagcatctttcgttccgatgataattcgtcgtagctatagctagataaagattgatctcgtacgtctcctagaaatactgtgaagcgacgtgcagtgaccagatccagaagaaagcagcgttagcgtttcctacgaatctttcttgcaagacgccgtcgatcgttcatcatcagacctacttacagcaaaacatattgctctcttgaagatcgcggatgacacgttggtcgtgcgcaacggacacatgcatggtctcatgggaccttcgcttggcttcttgtagaacgataaattcgtttgttttgcgattctcttgtaaaatgcgcgggattgttacgtcacccattgttggtgtctcaaaagactgctgattggcttaacaaattcccgagagtgattcaggctgacaagctagtattacgtcacctgcGTTTGcatcccaaaacgactgctgattggctgacaaagtcccccgtgacacacgcttacaaacaaacatagaaacataggtacagacataccgacagacagaccggaagtcaattcaacccgtttagagtgagcttctcgcgaagcagtccaccacttattgtggtgtacttcttttacgctcgtagcttaactagtaaatgaagctgtgtttacaccgtcgcttcacagctacgagcgtgtgtgtgtgtgtgtgtgtgtgtgtgtgtgtgtgtgtgtgtgtgtgtgtgtgtgtgtgtgtgtgtgtgtctgtgtctgtgtgtgtctgtgtctgtgtgtgtgtctgtgtgtgtgtctgtgtgtgtgtgtgtgtgtgtgtgtgtgtgtgtgtgtgtgtgtgtgtgtctgtgtttgtgtgtatatcaatgtgtgtatatcaaatgtgtgtgtgtgtgtgtgtgtgtgtgtgtgtgtgtgtgtgtgtgtgtgtgtgtgtgtgtgtgtgtgtgtgtttattgtgaatattgtaaattttattaacttttgtctatttattgtcattatcattaattaatcattaggttgtataattctttgaaaacccagggatgcgttgatgtgagtaaagataatcaactaaatatcatcaatgtcccacaccacacttagaattcagtacctgcacatgcgtgacagtTACATCTCTcgagcttgttatctacgttatttctcaattctgcttgtagcgttctttcttgcatcactcgaggtgaacacgattatcatgctttcgtcgagccgttgctatcatctttcgttccgttaaaattaattcgtcgtagatagagatcgatgtacgtgcacaggaaatactgtgaagcgcgacatgtatgttatagcgaccgcggatccagaaggaaccatgcagcgcaacgttttctacgaatctttcttgcaagacgacgtcgatcgttcatcatcagtcctacttacacctgtaaatatattcttgcacggagcgggcttgttattcacgttctttctcaattctgtagcgctcgatcttgcatcacttgcagccaactaccgaggtggacgagattatcgtgctttcgttgagccgtacgttgctagcatctttcgttccaATGATAATTTGTCGTATCTagatagataaagattgatctcgtacgtctcctagaaatactgtgaagcgacatctagcgaccggatccagaagcagcgttagcgtttcctacgaatctttcttgcaagacgccgtcgatcgttcatcatcagacctacttacagcaaaacatattgctctcttgaagatcgcggataacatgttggtcgtgcgcaacggacacatgcatggtcccatgggaccttcgcttggcttcttgtagaacgataaattcgtttgttttgcgattcttttgtaaaaagtaacaaacgcgaacaactattacctgattttTACTCTGCGcgtctcggtttgacgacagtttgaccgtaaaatggaggtttacgacatctcggcttttctgtcataatgcgcgggattgttacgtcacccattgttgatgtgccaaaggtctgctgattggctctacaaattcccgagagtgattcaggcTGACACGCtggtattacgtcacctacgtttagcgtcccaaaacgactgctgattggctgacaaactcccccgtgacacacgcttacaaacaaacatagatagttacaaacatagataggtacagacataccgacagacagaccggaagtcaattcaacccgtttagagtgagcttctcgcgaagcagtccaccacttattgtggtgtccttcttttacgctcgtagcttaactggtaaatgaagctgtgtttacaccgtcgcttcacagctacgagcgtatatatttgcatctaggtgcttgttgtgtgtgtgtgtgtgtgtgtgtgtgtgtgtgtgcgcgcgcgcgcacgcgtgtgtcacgtgtgcatttattgtgaatattaatgtaaattttattaattttgtaaatgtatatttattgtcattatcattactagtaaatgaagctgtgtttacaccgtcgcttcacagctacgagcgtatatatttgcatctaggtgcttgttttgtgtgtgtgtgtgtgtgtgtgtgtgtgtgtgtgtgtgtgtgtgtgtgtgtgtgtgtgtgtgtgttacgtttgtatttattgtgaatattaatgtaattttattaattttgtaaatgtctatttattgttattatcattattaattcattagcttgttgctagaatgtataattctttaaaaacacagggatgcgtcgacgtgattaaagataattaactaaatattatcaatgtcccacactacacttcgaattcagcacaagtgacagaagtgacgttgtgtgtttgtgtgtgtgtgtgtgtgtgtgtgtgtgtgtgtgtgtgtgtgtgtgtgtgtgtgtgtttgtgtgtgtgtgcgtacgtgtgtgtgcgtgtgtgtgtgtgtgtttgcttgttgtgtgtgtgtgtttgcttgttgtgtgtgcgtgtgtgtgtgtgtgtttgcttgttgtgtgtgtgtgtgtttgcttgttgtgtgtgtgtgtgtgtgtgtgtgtgtgtgtgtgtgtgtgtgtgtgtgtgtgtgtgtgtgtgtgtgcgtacgtgtgtgtgcgtgtgtgtgtttgcttgttgtgtgtgtgtgtgtgtgtgtgtgtgtgtgtgtgtgtgtgtgtgtgtgtgtgtgtgtgtggcacgtgcgtatttattataaatattaatgtaaatttattaatttttgtctatttattgtcattatcattattaattcattagcttgttgcttgaatgtataattctttgaaaacacagggatgcgtagatgtgattaaagataattaactaaatatcatcaatttccacactacacttcgaattcagcacaagtgacagaagtgacgttgtgtgtgtgtgtgtgtgtgtgtgtgtgtgtgtgtgtgtgtgtgtgtccttcgtgtgtgtgtgtatttattgcaaatatcaatgtatatttattaaattttgttaaattattgtcattattattaattaatcatattaatcattagcttaattgatgctagaatttAAAcgacaattctttgaaaacacctagatttatcaatgtgattaaagataattaactaaataccatcaatgtcccacactacttcgaattcacacaactacgcaactcttgcacggcgcgggcttgttatccacgttatgtctcaattctgcatgtatagcgctcttgtatcactggaagttaataaattaattaactgttgagatggactatcagatcattagcatacttttattgaatcgtcgccatctttctttccgttatttcgttgtagctagagatcggtgtacgtctcctagctgcataaaatatactgtgaagcgacatgcatgtacatctagcgaccggatccagaagatattaattaggcagcgtcaacgtttctaatgaatctttcttgcaagacgacgtcgatcgtttatcatcagtcctacttacgacatatttctctcttgaagatcgtggatgacatgttggtggtgtgtaTCAGCGTTGTGCGATAATGAAAATAATTGGTATTGCCGATTATTGCCGATTACTTGAAGTCAGTATCACGATTTATCGATTAATCGGTAAGTCTGACCTCGTATTTCATTAATGCTCATttacacacaccttcacaatTTTACACAACAGCACAGCTCCATTCGAGATCATAGTAACACAGTGAAGACTCTATCAGGCAATAGTTACATAACTACTGCAAGTTTTCTGCAAGGAAACACAACATCGATGCATTATGGGGATCCAGGTTCGCTCGTTTTGAGCTGATAATGTTCCCAGCTGTTGAAAAGAGCCTTTCTGCAGGAGTACTTGTGGCTGGTATACAGAGTAGTCTTTGGGCAATTTTGGAAATGGCAGGAAACCGAGAACTGTTTTGCTCCCACCACTTCAAAGCATTCTCATCAATGTTCAAGCATGGCTCATCAAGATACTTCTGCAAGACGTTTTCTGCTTTGTCCCTGGAGGTCACTTGTTTCGCTTGACTCAGATTGGTAAACATGTCACCAAGAAGCTGGCCTAATTCACTCTTGTGCTTTTTTGGCAGTGGAAGCTGGTCTTCATTCTTTTCTTCAGAAGCTGCTGGTTCTGTGTCTGAATTTAGAGACTCATAGTGGTCGATTGCCTCCTCCAAAACAAATGTGTGAAGCTTTTTCCGATTGTCCTCACTCATGAAAGGCAGGCTCTTGAATCTTGGGTCAAGAAAGCATGCACAGTCAAGCAGGTTTGAAATTGAAAGTGATTGGTATCGAGAACCAAGGTTGCTGACCATATCCCTCTTCATGTTCTTGATTACGGAGGAGTCAGTTTCCTGTAGTTGCAGCACATTCTCAGTGAGGTGATGAAGGAGTGGTCTAATTATTGATATAGTGACATACTGTTCTCCTTGAACTTGAATGGTCACATCTCTAAATGGCTTCAGGACATTTACCAACTGCTCCAGCAGGGTGAAGTCTTCTTCCTTGGGCAACAGGTCTAATCGTTTTAGCTCTACCAGTGTTGCACACACAGGACCTTGTTGTTCTATGATCCTTTGAACCATATCATAGGTGGAATTCCATCGTGTCTCCACATCCTTCACCAGCTTATGCACTGGAGACTCCAACGCTGCTTGTTTCTTGGTTAGGAGGTTCGCAGCAACTGTGGATTTCCGAAAGAATTTGACCAGCCTGGAACATCTGGCAAGGGCCACCTGTATCTGTTGCTGTTTCAGCCCTGCTTTCACACATAGATTGATAGTGTGACCAAAACAACCTAAGCACTTCCATTTCAAAATATCTGCTACTGCTTTTTGTATGTTGGCTGCGTTGTCTACTGTGGCACCAGAAAGTTTTGTAGAATCAAGTTCCCATTGCTTCAGAATATCCTCCAGACTAGCAGCCAGGTTCTCAGCTGTGTGCTTGTCAGGTAGCTCCACATTCTCCAGGACGAGGTGCTGAAGCTGCCAGTCATTACTAATGGTGTGAAAGGTGACACCGATAAAAGAGTTGTTGGCACAACTGGTCCAACAATCTGTTGTTATGGCGTACCATTCTGCCAAAGATACCACGGTTGCAACTGATTCCTTGACTTTCACATAGAGAGCGGGAAGCACTCTTTGGGTGAATGTTTTTCGGCTCGGAATTTCATAGCGAGGTTCAAGAACCTTGAACATACTTCGAAATCCGAGGCACTCTACGGCACTAACCGGCTGCATGTCTTTAGCAATGAAGTAGGCAACGGCGTCAGTGATCACAGAGGCTCTCTTACTGGATGTTGGTAGCTTTGCTGCGAGTTGGAATGGACTGACGAATGCAGCTTTCTCTCCTACAGTAGATGACATCGAGACGGCCTGATCCTCTTGCGCACGTTTCTCCTTCTGCTTCGCGGGATTTGAGTCTCTTGAGAGACTTGTTTCATAAACACTAGCGGGTGACGAGATTTCATGTGAGCGGCCAGGTTGGTGGTGTTACCACAGTACTTCAGAACGGCGCCGCATTTGTTGATGGTGCATACAACCTATAGACAGAGCGAAGCCAAAACTGCAATGGCGAAGAGTACCGCCAGACATGCTGCAAGATCTATTACGTGTTTCGGATCCTCAATCTTCCCGTTTTCACCACGGAAGCCAAAGTACCGCCAAACTTCGGAAGAGCACTGCCTAGGAGGCAGGAGACCCGCTTCTTTCAAGTAATTTCTGTCTGGTACTTCCCTTACACTCATTTGAAGTCAAGACTAACAGACACTGCACTGAGCAAACGACCTACACGTGACGACTGAATGCGCATGCCCGATTAATCGATAGGGAGTTCCCCGGCCATCGATGCCTTATCGATGCGTCACAAGCAATCGATAAATCGAATAATCGATTTAATCGCACAACGCTGGTGtgtatgcaacggtgcctatctagatgcatggtcccatgggaccttagcttggcttcttgtagaacgataaattcgtttgttttgcgattctcttgtaaaaagtaacaaacgcgaacaactattacctgatctttactctgcgcttctcggtttgacgacattttgaccgtaaaatggaggtttacgacatctcggcttttctgtcataatgcgccggattgttacgtcacccattgttgatgtgc of the Corticium candelabrum chromosome 7, ooCorCand1.1, whole genome shotgun sequence genome contains:
- the LOC134182306 gene encoding E3 SUMO-protein ligase ZBED1-like: MSSTVGEKAAFVSPFQLAAKLPTSSKRASVITDAVAYFIAKDMQPVSAVECLGFRSMFKVLEPRYEIPSRKTFTQRVLPALYVKVKESVATVVSLAEWYAITTDCWTSCANNSFIGVTFHTISNDWQLQHLVLENVELPDKHTAENLAASLEDILKQWELDSTKLSGATVDNAANIQKAVADILKWKCLGCFGHTINLCVKAGLKQQQIQVALARCSRLVKFFRKSTVAANLLTKKQAALESPVHKLVKDVETRWNSTYDMVQRIIEQQGPVCATLVELKRLDLLPKEEDFTLLEQLVNVLKPFRDVTIQVQGEQYVTISIIRPLLHHLTENVLQLQETDSSVIKNMKRDMVSNLGSRYQSLSISNLLDCACFLDPRFKSLPFMSEDNRKKLHTFVLEEAIDHYESLNSDTEPAASEEKNEDQLPLPKKHKSELGQLLGDMFTNLSQAKQVTSRDKAENVLQKYLDEPCLNIDENALKWWEQNSSRFPAISKIAQRLLCIPATSTPAERLFSTAGNIISSKRANLDPHNASMLCFLAENLQ